The DNA window AGTAAGAGTTCCGGCAACTTCGGCGAATCTCGGGCCAGGATTTGATGTTTTGGGCGTTGCTCTAAAACTATATAACGAATTAGAAGTTGAATATCCTTATAAAGGGAAAAAAGGGAAACCAAATTTAATAGAAATTTCCGGAGAAGGGAAAGAATTTCTTCCAAAAGATGAAAAAAATATTGTCTGGAAGGCAATGAAAGCAGTTTTTAATACACGGTCAAAGAAAAAAAGGAATTCGCATTATAAGTTCGGACAATTCAAAATAAAAATGAAAAATAATATTCCCATAGGTTCGGGAATGGGTTCCAGCGCGGCAGCGCACTTGAGCGGTATTTTGGCAGCGAATGAAATTATCGGAAGAAAGCTCAATAAAGACGAGATAATTTCTTTAGGGGTAGGTTTTGAAGGCCATTCGGACAATATTGTTTCAGCTCTTTTGGGCGGATTTTGCATCTCGGTTTTAAACGGCGGGAATATTAAATATTTAAAACTCAAAACACCGAAACTGAAAGCTGTCGTTTCCAGTCCCGATTTCCAGCTTCCCACCGAGAAATCCAGGAAGGTTTTGCCGAAAAAAGTTTCTCTTTCACAGGCGGTTTTTAATTGTGAAAGGCTTTCTCTTTTAGTTTCTGCGTTACAGAACGGAAGCTTTGAAATGCTGTCTACCGCGATGGAAGACAAAATTCATCAGCCTTACCGGGCACGTTTTATTCCGGGAATGAAAAAAATATTTGAAACGGCGATAAATGCCGGCGCCTACGGGGCAGCCCTTTCAGGATCGGGGCCTTCTATAATCGCATTGTGCGATAATAAATCAGGCGCTAAAATCGGCAGAAGTATTGAAAAAGTATGGAAAAAATATAAGGTAAAGAGCAAATATTTTATTTTGGATTTCGATAAGGAAGGGGCGAAAATATGGCGCTAGTTATAATGAAATTCGGCGGTTCTTCGGTTGCCGACGCAGAAAAAGTAAAACGCGTGGCAAAACGGGTAATAGAAAAAAAGCAAAAAGGAAATAAGGTTGTGGCTGTTGTTTCTGCGCCCGGAGACATGACTGATGATTTGATAGCGATGAGTAAAAAAATAACCGATACGCCCGATGAGCGCGAAATGGATATGCTTCTTTCAACCGGCGAACAGGTCTCCATAGCGCTTCTTTCAATGGCAATAAAAAGTCTTGGCGAAAACTCAATTTCTTTAACCGGCCCGCAGGCCGGCATTTTTGCCGATCTTTCGCATACTAGGGCCCGCATTACAGGAATCGTTCCCACAAAAATTAAAAAGGAGCTTTCTCGCGACCGAATTGTTATTGTGGCAGGGTTTCAGGGATTAAATCCAAACAAAGATATCACAACTTTCGGACGCGGCGGATCGGACCTTACGGCCGTAGCTCTTGCCGCAGCGCTTAAAGCAGATT is part of the Elusimicrobiota bacterium genome and encodes:
- the thrB gene encoding homoserine kinase encodes the protein MRVRVRVPATSANLGPGFDVLGVALKLYNELEVEYPYKGKKGKPNLIEISGEGKEFLPKDEKNIVWKAMKAVFNTRSKKKRNSHYKFGQFKIKMKNNIPIGSGMGSSAAAHLSGILAANEIIGRKLNKDEIISLGVGFEGHSDNIVSALLGGFCISVLNGGNIKYLKLKTPKLKAVVSSPDFQLPTEKSRKVLPKKVSLSQAVFNCERLSLLVSALQNGSFEMLSTAMEDKIHQPYRARFIPGMKKIFETAINAGAYGAALSGSGPSIIALCDNKSGAKIGRSIEKVWKKYKVKSKYFILDFDKEGAKIWR